The DNA sequence CAGCGCGATCTGGGTCACGAACACGACGGCCTCCGGGTCGTCGCCGTTCACGTGCATGATCGGTGCGCTGACCATCTTCGCGACATCGGTGGCATAGTGCGTGGAGCGCACGTCCTTCAGCGTGCTGGTGGTGAACCCGATCTGGTTGTTCACCACGATATGCACCGTGCCCTTGGTGGAGAAGCCCCGGGTCTGCGCCATGTTCAGCGTCTCCATCACCACCCCTTGGCCCGCGAACGCAGCATCGCCGTGGATCACCACCGGCATCACCTTCTGACCCTGCCGGTCACGAAGCCGCACCTGCCGAGCCCGAACCGAACCCTCGACCACCGGGGTCACGATCTCGAGATGCGACGGGTTGAACGCCAGCGCCAGGTGCACCGCGCCCCCGGGCGTCTGGACGTCGCTCGAGTAGCCGAGATGGTATTTCACGTCCCCGGTTCCGCGGTTGCGGCTCGGGCGCCCCTCGAACTCGTCGGCGAGCTCGCGCGGCGACTTGCCGAATACGTTCACCAGCACGTTCAGCCGCCCGCGATGGGCCATCCCCAGGACGATCTCCTTCACCCCGCGCGCGCCGCCGCGCTGCACCAGTGCGTTCAGCAGCGGGATCAGGCTTTCCGCCCCCTCCAGCGAGAACCGCTTCTGCCCGACATAGCGATGGTGCAGATAGCGTTCCAGACCCTCGGCCGCGGTGACCCGCTCCAGGATCGCCTTCTGGGTATCCGGATCGAACCCGAAATGCCCCCGTGCCGATTCCAGCCGCTGCTGCAGCCAGCGCTTTTCCCCCGTCGACGTCAGGTGCATGAACTCCGCGCCGATGCAGGCGCAGTAGGTGTCCCGCAGGATGTCCTCGATCTCGTCGAGGCGTGCCGGACTGGGCCCGTGCAGGGAGCCGGGATCGAAGGTCTGGGCCGGGTCCACGCGGTCCAGCTCGTGGTAGGCGCGCGTCAGTTCGGGCGGCGTTTCCGGCAGATGCCGCCCGAGCGGATCGAGATGAGCGGCGAAATGGCCGAGGAAGCGGTAGGCATTGATGTACTGCAAGACGCGCACCTGCAGGCGCTCGAGCTGCAAATCGCGCTCGTCGATGCAGTCGCCGGCGGCCGGCGCGTCGGCAGGGGCCTCCCGCTCCAGCGCGCCGAAATAATCGGCCCACGCCGCGGGCACGGCGTCGGGATCGTTCCGGTAGCGTTCGAACAACGCCTCGGCGAACGCCAGGCTGTCGGGATGGACGTCCATGCGCCGCAGCATCCCGAGCGACCGTTGCCGTGAGGGGGGTTCGTTCATGGGCTTTCCTGACTCTCCGGAGTCGTGTCGAGGGTTGGGCATCCCGTCGCCGGTCAGCTTAGCGCGAATGGCCCCGAAATTCCGTGATCGAGCGGGCCTTCGGTCATTACCGCGTGCCCATTTGATACGATTCGGCGATGGATGTTTCCCGTCTGCTCGAATCCCTGAACCCGGCCCAGCGCGAGGCCGTTGCCGCTCCTCCCGGTCCGACCCTGGTCCTGGCGGGGGCGGGCAGCGGCAAGACCCGCGTATTGGTTCACCGGATCGCCTGGCTGATCGAGGTCGAGGGCGTGATGCCCTGGAGCTTGCTTGCGGTGACGTTCACCAACAAGGCTGCGAACGAGATGCGCGGGCGTATCGAAACCCTGCTCGGCCAGCCGGTCAGCGGACTGTGGATGGGCACGTTCCACGGCCTCGCACACCGGCTGTTGCGCCAGCACTGGCAGGAAGCCCGGCTGCCGCAGTCGTTCCAGATCCTCGACAGCGACGACCAGCTGCGCCTGGTGCGCCGCGTGTTGCGCGCGCTGGAGCTGGACGAGGCACGCTGGCCGCCACGCCAGGCGCAGTGGTTCATCAATGCGCGCAAGGACGAGGGGCGCCGCCCGGACCATCTGCCCGATACCGGGGACCCGGTGTCGCGCCAGTGGGTCCGCGTCTACACCGCCTACGAGCAAGCCTGTGCGCGGGCCGGGGTGGTCGATTTCGCGGAACTGCTGCTGCGCGCAGTGGAATTGCTGCGCGACCACGAGGAACTGCTGGAACACTACCGGCACCGGTTCCGGCATCTGCTGGTCGACGAGTTCCAGGACACCAACGACATCCAGTACGGCTGGCTGCGGCTGTTGGCGGGTGGCGGCGCTCCGCTGTTCGCGGTGGGCGACGACGACCAGTCGATCTACGGCTGGCGCGGCGCGCGCGTCGAGAACCTGCAGCATTTCCAGAAGGATTTTCCCGGGACCCAGGTGGTGCGGCTGGAACAGAACTACCGGTCCAGCGCCAACATCCTGAATGCGGCCAACGCGCTGATCCGCAACAACAACGGACGGCTCGGAAAGGAATTGTGGACCGACGGACAGGACGGCGCTCCGGTACGCTTGTTCGCTGCGATCAACGAACAGGACGAGGCGCGCTTCGTCGCCGAGACGATCGCGCGCCACGTCGAACACGGCGGCCTGCACCGCGAATGCGCGGTGCTGTACCGTTCCAACGCGCAGTCGCGGGTGATCGAGGACACGCTGTTCGCCCGGCGCATCCCCTACCGGGTCTATGGCGGCCTTCGCTTCTTCGAGCGGCTCGAGATCAAGGATGCACTGGCCTACCTGCGCCTGGTCGAGAACGCCGACGACGATGCCGCGTTCCTGCGAGCGGTGAACCAGCCCCCGCGCGGAATCGGCGAGAAGACGCTGGAGGATCTGCGCCTGCGGGCCCAGCAGCAGGGGCTCAGCCTGATCCAGGCAGCGCAACAGGCGGTGGCCTCGGAAGCCATGCCGGGGCGCGCGCGCAATGCGGTCGCCGGATTCCTGCAGCTCGTGCTGCGGCTGCGCGAGGAGATTTCCGGAAAGGAGCTGCCGGACCAGATCGAGTCGGCGATCGCGCGCTCGGGCCTGCGCGAGCATTTCGCGAACGAGAAGGGCGAGCGCGGCCAGGCTCGCGTCGAGAACCTCGACGAACTCGTCGGCGCCGCGCGCGCCTTCGCCCAGGATCTGCCGGTGGAAGCCGAAACCGGCACGCTGACCGATTTCCTCGCGCATGCCGCACTCGAGGCCGGCGAGGGTGCTGCCGACCCGCACGAGGATGCGGTGCAGCTGATGACCCTGCATTCGGCCAAGGGGCTGGAGTTTCCGCTGGTTCTGCTGACCGGCCTCGAGGAAGGGCTGTTTCCGAACGCCCGCTCGCTCGAGGAACCGGGCCGGCTGGAGGAGGAACGCCGGCTTGCCTACGTCGGCATGACCCGGGCGCAGCGGGAACTGTACCTGACCCATGCCGAGACCCGGCGCCTGTACGGCCGGGAGTCGTACAACATGCCGTCGCGCTTCATCGGCGAACTGCCCGCGGAAATGATCGAACCGCTGCGGCCGCAGGCGCGCGTGCAGCCGGCCGGGCGCTTCGCCGGGATGCGCCCGGGGCTGGATGCGCGCGGCGCCGCGGCCGCCGATGCGGGCCTCGCGATCGGCAGCCGGGTCCGCCACGCGAAGTTCGGCGAGGGGGTCATCACCGAGTACGAGGGCGGTGGCGCCTCGGCCCGGGTCCAGGTGAACTTCGCCAACGCCGGTGCGAAGTGGCTGGTGCTGAGCTTCGCCCGGCTGGAACCCGTCGCCTGACGGAACCCGCAACGCGGTTGCCGTCGGCGCGGCCCTACTCGGTCGGTACGGAAGTGTCTCCGGGGTCGGCAGCCGGTTCGCCAGCATCGTCGTCGGTCAGACGGCCCCAGGCGCCCCGAATGTCCTCCCACAGTGCCTCGGTTCGGGTCTGGGCGCCTTCCCAGGCGTCGCCCGAAAACTCGCGGGCGTCTTCCCAGGCCTGCTGCGCGCGATCCCGGGCGGTCGCGGCGGCTTCCTTGGCCCGTTCCCAGGCCTCTTCGCCTTCCTCCTGACCGACACGGCGGGCGTGCTCGGCACGTTCCCGCGCTTCCTCGGCGAGTTCCTGCGCGCGGTTCCACAACCGCTCAGCCTCGGCCTCGTCGTTGGCCTCCATCTCGTCGACCGGGGGCGCCGGTTCGCCGACCTCGTCAGGCGGCACCGCGGGATCGGGCTCGGGCGCGACCGTCTCGGGTTCCATCTGCGGTTCCGTGACTGGCGCAGGCGGCTCGGCAGGGTCGCAGCCGGCCAGCGCGAACGCGAAGGCGAGGGGGACCAGCATCCACAGATAAGGCATCGCGATCTCCTTGCGGTTGGGCAATAGCAGAGTTTAGGCCGTTTCTGCGCCGGGCACTGTGAAACCGGTTCGACTTCCGGCGCAGTCCGGACCGGGGCGCAGGTATGCGGAGCATACTGCCAATATTGGCGACCGCAGATGGATTACTGTCAATTCTGTCGGCCTTTTTCCCGGCCACCCTCCGCCTGGCCTGCTCTGAACGTTCGGGCTCAACCTGCGGATTCGATGCCGCCCCTTGGAATATCAACCGCTTGCTGCCGTCGCGCACCGGCCATGGCATGGAACGTGCTAGGCCGGTCCACGCATGCAATCCGCCCGCCGTGTTTCGCGACGGGTTTCGTTCAAGCCCTGGCAGCAAGGGGAACTCGATGGAATACATCGGCCTTTATCCAACCTGGTTCGAACCGTCGCTCGGCAGCGGCTGGGTGGTCGGCATCATCGCCACCGCCCACGTACTCTTTTCGCATACTTCGGTGGGAGCGGCGATCTTCTTCGCGTTCCTCGCCACGCTCGCCTACCAACGCAACCGGCCCGAACTGCTGACCTTCGTGAAGCAGTACGGCCTGTTCCTGCTGGTGTTCGCCTACGTCGCCGGTTCGATCACCGGCGTCGGTATCTGGTATTCGACCACCGTCGCGAGCCCGCGCGGGATCTCGGCGCTGATCCACAGCTTCGTCTGGAAGTGGGCCACCGAATGGGTCTTCTTCGTGATCGAGGTGATCGGCGTGTACCTGGTCGTGTACCTGGTCGGCAAGGTCGATCCGCGCACCCATCTGCGCGTGACCTGGATCTTTGCGCTGTCGTCGCTGGCGACGATGCTGATCATCATCGGCATCCTGTCGTTCATGCTCTGGCCGGGCAAGGAGATCTGGTTCGACGAGGGCGGCTACCTGAACGGTTTCTACGGGCCGAACACCTTTGCGCAACTGGCGATGCGCATGGCGTTCATGCTGACCATGACCGCAGTGGTCGGCGGCGTGGTGGCCTCCCGGATCCAGGACCTGGCGCTGCGCCGGGAGATCACGCGCATGCTCGCCTGGCTGGGAATCGTCTCGGCGGTGATCGGGACCGCACTGTTCAGCTGGTATACCAGCACGCTGCCGGAGCATGCCCACCTGGTGATGCAGGCGCGGCTGCCCGACTGGTTCTCGATCAGTCTGATCGCGGTGCTTGGCGGAATCATCGTCTATTTCATCGCGACCCTGCTGGTGCCGCGGATGCTGACACCGGCGGTCGCCGGGGTCGCGACGGTCGCGATCCTGGTCTTCGGCCTGTGGCCCGAGGAAGTCGCGCGCGAATCGATCCGCAAGCCCTTCGTCGCCGGCGAGTACCTGTACTCGAATCAGGTGATCGCGCGCGACGTGCCCGGAATGGGGATCCGCTCGGAGATCCCGGTGATCCAGGAACACGGGCTGCTGCAGACCCATGTGTTCCTGCCCGAGGAACTGCGCGAAGTGACGCCGGACAACGCGGCGCAGGTCGGGCACGCAATCGCGCTCAGCATGTGCTCCAACTGCCACAGCGTGACCGATACCGGGATGCGTCCGATCCGGAACTATCTCGGCGGCAGCACCGATGTCGCCCGGATCAAGACCTACCTGCTGGGGGCGCTGGCGACCGGCAACACGCTGTACATGCCGCAAATCCCGATGACCGACGACGAGGCCGAGGCGCTGGCGGTGTTCCTGGCCAGCCTCAACGACCCGGAGCTGCCGCTGCGCTATGCGCAGGAACGCGCCGGGATCGCCCGGTCCGACGACGCGGCCACGACCTCGGAGGAGTAAAGCATGGAAACCGAACTGCTCTACGCATTGCGCGATCCGGCCGGGGTGCCGTCGCACCCGGTCATCTTCCTGATCCTGGGGGTGCTGACCTTCGCGCTGCACATCGCCGCAGTGCAGATGATGCTCGGCACCGCCGCGCTGACGATCTGGGGCGCGCTCAGCCGCGGCGCGTACCGGCGCCGGCTCGCGCAATCGATGGTGAACGTCGCCAAGGTGATGGTTTCGGTCGCGATCGTGCTGGGAGTCGCGCCGCTGCTGTTCGTGCAGGTGATCTACGACCCGTTCTGGTATACCTCGAACGTGCTCTCGGCCTGGTGGGTGATCGGCTTCATCCTGATCCTGCTGGTCGGATACACGCTGTTGTACGTGTTCTACTGGCGCAACACCGCGCTTGCCACCGCGCCCAGGGCGCGCTCGACCTGGGCGATGATCGCATCGGTGGTATTGCTGCTGGTGGTCGGCTGGATCATGCACGTGCTCGCCCAGCAGATGCTGCACCCGGAACAGTGGATGGCCTGGTATGCGCCGAACGGCGAACTGGACACCAGCGGGACCGGCATGCACGCGTTCCATCCCTGGCGTTTTCTGTTCTTCATCGCGCTCGGCGCGCCAGTGACCGGTGCCCTGCTGGTCGCCTACCAGCGTTACTTCCGCGCACGCGACGACGTCGATCCGGCCTACCTCGACTGGGTCGGAACGCTCGCCTACCGGATGATCAACGTCGGCGGGGTGGTCGCGGTCGCGCTGGGCGCCGCCTGGATGGCCACGCTGCCGGAATCGATCGCCCGCTTCGGGTTCTCCCCCTGGGTGATGGGAGCGCTCGCCGGGCTGCTTGGTTTCGTCGGCTTCGCGCACTGGGTGCGCAGCCGGGCCGACAGCCCCTGGGCCTACGCGGTGCTCGCGGTCGGAACGCTCGCAATCATCGTGGTCGCCGCGGCCCGCGAAGCGCTGCGCTGGGGAATGCTGCACGGCATCCATGGCTACAACGCGTTGGATTACAAGGTGAACACCGACTGGTACAGCACGCTGACCTTCGCCATCACCTTCGGCGTGATGGGCGCCGGAGTGCTCGCCTACTACCTGACGGTCGCCTGGCGCGCCGGCCAGACCCGGGGTGTGTACACCGCCAGCGCCGCGGTCGACCGCATGGGCAACGTCGCGATCGGCATGCTGGTGCTGTGGATCCTGCATTACTTCGCGCTCGGCTTCTACTGGTGGGCGCTGTGAACGATACGGAGACGAGAACCATGACACGGCTCTACCCGACCTTCCTGCTGGGCCTGGCGCTGGCGCTCCCGGGGGCGCTGGCCGCCGAGTCTGCCGGCCCGACCGGGGAGATGATGGGCAACACCTGTGCCGCCTGCCACGGCACCTACGGTCGCCTGGCCGGCTCCGCGTTCGTTCCGCTGGCCGGCATGGACGAGGACGAGTTCATCCGCGCGATGCGCGAGTTCCGCGACAACACCCGCCCGTCGACGCTGATGCACAGCGTGGCCAAGGGCTTCAGCGACGAGGAAACCCGGCGGATGGCCGAGTTCTTCGCCGCACAGACGATGGAGGAATGATATCCATGCAGCGTCGTGATTTTCTGAGGCTGATCGGTGCCGGCGCCGCGTTCGCCGGCAGCCTGCCGGTCGGCAGTGCCTTCGCCGCAGCCGCCCCGCACGTGGTGGTGGTCGGCGGCGGCGCCGGCGGTGCCACCGCAGCGAAGTACCTGAAGCTCGCCGATCCCGGCCTGCGCGTGACCGTGATCGAAAAGAACCCGGTCTACATCCGGCCCTACGGGTCGAGCGAGGTGCTGAACGACCACATCGGGATGGCGGATCTGGAGATCGGCTATGACCGCTTGCGCGATCGCTACGGGATCGGATTCCTGTTCGACACCGTGACCGGCGTCGACCCGGAGCAGCGCATCGTGCGGACCGCGGGCGGCAGCCGCCTGGCCTACGACCGGATGATCGTTTCCCCGGGCATTCAGCTGCTGTACGACCGGATCGACGGGTATAGCGAGACGCTGGCCGAGACCCGGGTGCCCAGCGCCTGGATCCCGGGCGAGCAGACCCGGCTGCTGCGCGACCAGCTCCATGCAATGCGGCCCGGCGGCACGTTCCTGATCGTCGCGCCGCCGAACCCCTACCGCTGCCCGCCGGGTCCGTACGAACGCGGCGCGCTGATGGCCGAGTGGTTCCAGACCCACAACCCGACCGCGAAAGTGATCATCCTCGACTCGAAGGACCGCTTCGTTCCCGGGCCCAGCATGCTGCTCGGCTGGAACCGGCTGTACGGCTACAACGTTCCCGAGCGTTTCCGCGAGGGCATGCCGCTCGACGGCGACTGGCCACTGCGCGAGCACGACGGCCCCGGAATGATCGACTGGGTGCCTGGGTACGACGGCGGGCGCGTGCTGGCGCTGGACGCCGGCGCCGGCGTGGTCGAAGCCGAGGCCGGCCGCTTCGAGGCCGACGTGATCAATATCGTGCCGCCGATGGTTGCCGGTCGCGTCGCGTTCGCGATGGACCTGGTCGACGGCAGCGGCTATTGCCCGATCGACCGGCGCACCCACGAGTCCGCGCGTCACCCGGGCATCCATGTGATCGGCGACGCGGCGCAGGCGGACACCATGCCCAAGTCCGGCTACTCGGCGAACACTCAGGCCAAGGTCGCCGCACGCGCGGTGGTCGACCTGCTGGCCGGGCGCGAGACCCAGGAGCCGGTCTGGGAAAACACCTGCTACGCGCTGGCCGGCCAGGAGTACGGGCTGTACGTCGCCGACGTGTTCCGGCTGGTCGACGGGCGCATCCAACGCATGGACGGCCCGCGCTTCCTGCCGCTGGACGCGAGCCGGGCCCAGATCCGGCTTGGTGCGCTGTACCAGAACCACTGGATGCAGACGTTCACCCAGGACTGCTTCGCCTGAACCCGATGGACCACATCACCGACCGGACTACGCGTTGCGCTGGCCGGGACAGCAGCGCGGCGGCAGGAGACCATTCCCGGTTCCGGTCGCGCGACCGCGGCTGTTTCGGCGCGACGCCGTCGTGTGGCGGACCCTGGACCCTGGGCAACGGAACACCCGGTGCCCGATGGAGAGACCGATGAAGATTCGAACCACATTGCTATTGCTGCCACTGGCAGCGCTGGGGCTGGCGGCCGCAAACGGCGACCCGGGCGCGTCGCCGCTACCCGATCGCTGGACTCCGGCCGAACTGCACGCGGCGCTGGCGGCGATGCCGGAGGGGGATCCGGGCCGCGGACGCGAACTCCACGACCGGATGTTCTGCGCGTCCTGCCACGGCCCGTCGGGAGAGTCGCCGAGCCGCAATTGGCCCACGGTCGTCGGCCAGCGCGCGCCCTACGTGTACAAAATGCTTCTGGATTACCGCGACGGCCGGCTGCCGCATCCGGAGGCGGAACCAATGGCGGTGCTGGCGGAGATGATGTCCGAGCAGGAAATGGCCGACGTGGCCGCGTTCTACGATGCGCAGGCGCTGCCCGCGCTGGCGCCGCTGCGCAAGCAGCACCCGGCCGACACGCTGGTGCGCCGCGGCGACCCCGAACGGCTGATCACGCCCTGCTCGGCCTGCCACGGCGTCGACGGCCAGGGAGGCCGCAACGAGACCCCGGCGCTCGCGGGCCAGCGCCCGGAGTATCTGGTGCGCGCGATGCGTGCGTTCCGCGACCGCAGCCGCGACAACGACGTCCATCACGGCATGGGCCAGTTCGCCTGGGACCTGACCGACGCCGAGATCGAAGCGCTCGCCGACTACTACGCGCCCTGAGTCGAGCGCATATTCGGCCCCGGCACGGTCGTCCAGGGCTCCCGGGGCGCGGCGGTTGCGATCACGCCTTCGCGCCCCGGGCTGCAGCCCGGAAACTCGGCTACAGCCCGGGTGCATGGCACCGCATGCGACGCCCCGGCCGTTACGGCGCCGTTCGTTGCACCAGAACCGGCGCGAGCTTCAGCTGCCACAGCAGCGCCGCCGCGAACAGCGCCAGGCCGGTCAGATCGGTCACGACCGTCCCCGAGATCATCAGCAGTGCGGTGCCGAACAGCACCCCCCGGAGCGCCCAGGTGGCGGCACCGAAGAACCATCCCTGGGCCGCGGCTGCGAGCAGGAACACACCGATCAGCGCGGTGGCGAAGTTCAGCGTAATGGTCAGGTTGTCGCCGACCATCAGCAGCGCCGGATGGTAGAAGAACATGAACGGCACGATGAACGCGGCCAGCCCGATCTTGAACGCGGTGACCGACGTGCGCATCGGTTCCGAACCCGCGATCGCCGCACCCGCATACGCTGCCAGTGCCACCGGCGGCGTGATCGCCGAGATCACCGAGTAGTAGAACACGAAGAAGTGCGCCACCAGCGGTTCGACGCCCATCTGGATCAGGCCGGGCGCGACCACCGATGCGGCCACCGCGTAGGCCGCGGTGGTCGGCATCCCCATGCCGAGCAGTACCGAAATCGCCATCGCGAACAGCAGCGCGAGCAGCTGGCTGTTCGCCGCGATCGCCAGCAGCATCGACGAAAAGCGCAGCCCGACCCCGGTCAGCCCGATCACGCCGACGATGATCCCGGCGGCGGCGCAGACCGCAATCAGCTGCACCGCCATCCGCGCCGACAGGTTCAGCGCGCGCAGCATCCCGACCAGCCCGAGCGGGAACGGCGTCAGCCAGCTCACCACCACCGCGCTGGCCAGCGCGACCGTGCCGGCTCGAATCACCGAATAGCCCATGAACAGCGCGCCGATCAGAATGATGATCGGCGTGAACAGGTAGATGCGCCGCAGCAACCGGCCGACCTGCGGCAGCTCCTTGCGCGGCACGCCCTTGATGCCGGTGCGCGCGGCCTCGAAGTCGACCATGAAATACACCGACGCGAAGTACAGCAGCGCCGGAATCAGGGCCGCGACGATCAGTTCGGTGTACGGAATGCCGGTGATCTCGGCCATGATGAACGCCCCGGCACCCATTACCGGTGGCATGATCTGACCGCCGGTCGACGCCGCAGCCTCGATCGCGCCGGAGGAGCGCGGCTGATACCCGACGCGTTTCATCAGCGGAATCGTCAGCGAGCCGGTCGCGACGACGTTGCCGGCCGAGGTGCCGTTGATCATCCCCATCAGCCCGCTGGCGAACACCGCGACCTTGGCCGGCCCGCCGCGCCGACGCCCGGCGACGGCGAACGCGAAATTCACGAAATAGTCGCCGACCTTCGACGCCTGCAGAAACGCCGCAAAGGTGATGAACAGCACGATATAGGTGGACGACACCGCGGTGGTGGGACCGAGGATCCCGTTGTCGGTGTACAGATAGGTGAAGAACCGGTCCGCGCGGTAGCCACCGTGCCCGAGGAAGCCCGGCAGCCAGGGCCCGACGAAACCATAGGCGATGAAGATTGCCGCGATCACGACCAGCGCCAGCCCGGCCACGCGGCGCGTGATCTCCAGGATCAGCAGGATCCCGGCCAGTATGGTCCACATGTCCGGCTGCGTCGGCACCACGCCGGCACGGAACTGCAGCATGTTGAGATGAAACAGCAGATAGCCCGCCACCGCGAGGCTGGCGGCCATCAGGATCCAGTCGTACCAGACGATCCGGTGCGCCTGCGGGCGGAAAACCCAGCCCGCGGGTATTGCGATCGCGGTCGCCGCAAACAGCGACCAGCCGAAGTACTGGAACAGCCAGGCCGGAATCAACGTCACGCCGGCCCAGTCGCGCAGCACATAGGCCGCAACCAGCGCGCCGATCGCATACGCGATCAGTACCGTCGCGGCCAGCATCGGCAACAGCTCCAGCCACCAGCGTCGCTGCCCTGCCTTTTCCGGGTGCGGGGCCCACGACGCGACCAGCGCGAAGCCGATGAACAGACCGCCGGCCACGTGGATGATCCGGAAGGTCCAGGTTTCCAGCGGGAACAGGTTCAGAACGATCAGGTGAAACAGGATGAAGCCAACGCAGGCGATGAACAGCATCCAGGCCTGCCAGCTGGAGAGTTCACGCTCCTGGCTGGCGCGTTCATCCGGATCCGCCGCTGCGCGTGCCTGCGGAACGGGGCTGATGGACTCCGACATGTGGTTCCCCAGTTCGTGCCGGCCGGATCCGTTGACCGAGGATTCCGGCCCGGGCTGTGCCGAAGGCGTGCCCGGCTCAGGGCCGGGCACGCACGGACGCTACCGCCTAGTCGCAGCCCGCCATTTCCGGCGGGATCAGCCGTTCGTCGACTTCGAAGCCCTTGGCCTGGAGGTAACAGACGGCACCGGGGTGGAACCACATGAAGCCGTTGGTGGTGTAATTCTCGGGCAGCGTCTCGGTGGCAGAGCGATGGATCCGTACCATGCGCTCGTTGTCGTCGAGCACGACTTCCATGATTCGCTGCACCAGCGACGCCGGCATGTCCTTGTGCGCGATCGCGTAGTTCCACATCGCCACGGTGGACTGATCCTCGGACACCGAGCGGTAGGTACCGCCGGGGATCTCGACCGCGCTGACCGGGTTGTTGGCGATCACCACGTCGAGTTCGGCGTCCGCGAACGAGAAGATGTTCACCGGCTGCTGGGCTTCGAGCTGGCTGAACGCCGAAATCGGCACGCCGGCTGCGAAGGCGAACGCGTCGATCAGCCCATCCTGGAGCTGACCTGCGAGGTCGGATGCACCGCCATATTGCAGGCGCACGTTGACGCCCAGATCCTGGAAGAAGCGCGGCCAGTACACGCTGGCCGTACCGCCGCGCGGCCCGACGCCGACCCGCTTGCCACGCAGGTCCGAGATCGAGTCGATCCCGGAACGCTGCAGCGCGACGACCTGGAACGGCGTCATATACATCGGGAACATCGCGCGGACGTTCTTGGTTTCCAGTCCGGGCGCCATCTCGAGCGTGCCGTCCCAGGCATCGCGGGCCGGCCCCATCGTGGTCATGCCGAACTGCAGTTCGCCGGAGTGGACCAGCACGAGATTCTGGGCGGGGCCTCCGGTCACTTCCGCCGTGGTGTTCACGCCCAGCTGTTCCTGGACCAGGTTGCCCCATCCGGCGCCGTAGATGAAGTAGGTGCCGCCCTGCGAGGCGGTGCCGATCTTGACCGACCGGGGCCAATCGCTGCGGTCCTGGGCCAGCGCGCCACTGCCGGCCATCGCGATGGCCGTCAGTCCGATGACCAGCCAACCCATGAATCGATGCTTCATTGCAGTCTCCTCGTTCGGGCCACGGTCATGGCGCAGCCCATTGGAATGGTGTTCCTGCGGAGACCGGGCCAGAACCCGTCCCGCGGCA is a window from the Thioalkalivibrio paradoxus ARh 1 genome containing:
- a CDS encoding c-type cytochrome codes for the protein MTRLYPTFLLGLALALPGALAAESAGPTGEMMGNTCAACHGTYGRLAGSAFVPLAGMDEDEFIRAMREFRDNTRPSTLMHSVAKGFSDEETRRMAEFFAAQTMEE
- a CDS encoding NAD(P)/FAD-dependent oxidoreductase, whose amino-acid sequence is MQRRDFLRLIGAGAAFAGSLPVGSAFAAAAPHVVVVGGGAGGATAAKYLKLADPGLRVTVIEKNPVYIRPYGSSEVLNDHIGMADLEIGYDRLRDRYGIGFLFDTVTGVDPEQRIVRTAGGSRLAYDRMIVSPGIQLLYDRIDGYSETLAETRVPSAWIPGEQTRLLRDQLHAMRPGGTFLIVAPPNPYRCPPGPYERGALMAEWFQTHNPTAKVIILDSKDRFVPGPSMLLGWNRLYGYNVPERFREGMPLDGDWPLREHDGPGMIDWVPGYDGGRVLALDAGAGVVEAEAGRFEADVINIVPPMVAGRVAFAMDLVDGSGYCPIDRRTHESARHPGIHVIGDAAQADTMPKSGYSANTQAKVAARAVVDLLAGRETQEPVWENTCYALAGQEYGLYVADVFRLVDGRIQRMDGPRFLPLDASRAQIRLGALYQNHWMQTFTQDCFA
- the uvrD gene encoding DNA helicase II translates to MDVSRLLESLNPAQREAVAAPPGPTLVLAGAGSGKTRVLVHRIAWLIEVEGVMPWSLLAVTFTNKAANEMRGRIETLLGQPVSGLWMGTFHGLAHRLLRQHWQEARLPQSFQILDSDDQLRLVRRVLRALELDEARWPPRQAQWFINARKDEGRRPDHLPDTGDPVSRQWVRVYTAYEQACARAGVVDFAELLLRAVELLRDHEELLEHYRHRFRHLLVDEFQDTNDIQYGWLRLLAGGGAPLFAVGDDDQSIYGWRGARVENLQHFQKDFPGTQVVRLEQNYRSSANILNAANALIRNNNGRLGKELWTDGQDGAPVRLFAAINEQDEARFVAETIARHVEHGGLHRECAVLYRSNAQSRVIEDTLFARRIPYRVYGGLRFFERLEIKDALAYLRLVENADDDAAFLRAVNQPPRGIGEKTLEDLRLRAQQQGLSLIQAAQQAVASEAMPGRARNAVAGFLQLVLRLREEISGKELPDQIESAIARSGLREHFANEKGERGQARVENLDELVGAARAFAQDLPVEAETGTLTDFLAHAALEAGEGAADPHEDAVQLMTLHSAKGLEFPLVLLTGLEEGLFPNARSLEEPGRLEEERRLAYVGMTRAQRELYLTHAETRRLYGRESYNMPSRFIGELPAEMIEPLRPQARVQPAGRFAGMRPGLDARGAAAADAGLAIGSRVRHAKFGEGVITEYEGGGASARVQVNFANAGAKWLVLSFARLEPVA
- a CDS encoding c-type cytochrome, which produces MKIRTTLLLLPLAALGLAAANGDPGASPLPDRWTPAELHAALAAMPEGDPGRGRELHDRMFCASCHGPSGESPSRNWPTVVGQRAPYVYKMLLDYRDGRLPHPEAEPMAVLAEMMSEQEMADVAAFYDAQALPALAPLRKQHPADTLVRRGDPERLITPCSACHGVDGQGGRNETPALAGQRPEYLVRAMRAFRDRSRDNDVHHGMGQFAWDLTDAEIEALADYYAP
- a CDS encoding cytochrome ubiquinol oxidase subunit I, with translation MEYIGLYPTWFEPSLGSGWVVGIIATAHVLFSHTSVGAAIFFAFLATLAYQRNRPELLTFVKQYGLFLLVFAYVAGSITGVGIWYSTTVASPRGISALIHSFVWKWATEWVFFVIEVIGVYLVVYLVGKVDPRTHLRVTWIFALSSLATMLIIIGILSFMLWPGKEIWFDEGGYLNGFYGPNTFAQLAMRMAFMLTMTAVVGGVVASRIQDLALRREITRMLAWLGIVSAVIGTALFSWYTSTLPEHAHLVMQARLPDWFSISLIAVLGGIIVYFIATLLVPRMLTPAVAGVATVAILVFGLWPEEVARESIRKPFVAGEYLYSNQVIARDVPGMGIRSEIPVIQEHGLLQTHVFLPEELREVTPDNAAQVGHAIALSMCSNCHSVTDTGMRPIRNYLGGSTDVARIKTYLLGALATGNTLYMPQIPMTDDEAEALAVFLASLNDPELPLRYAQERAGIARSDDAATTSEE